Genomic segment of Armatimonadia bacterium:
CGGAGGAGACATCCTCCTCGAGAAGGCCCAGGACGTCCTCAGCCGTGAGTTCCCGGAGGTTGCCGAGCGTTTGGAGATGATGCTGCCGAACGAGAAGCTGCGGCGTGTAGGGCAGGCCATTGCCGCCGCAAGCTTGCCTGCTATCGTATAGAGAATCGAGCCCGAGACAATCCCAGGAGGACCGACCCGCATGGAACTGAAGAACCCTGGCGCTGAGCTCTTCATACCCGACGAGATTCCTGAGGACGAGGCTTTTGACCGAACTGTATGCCTGGGCATCGCCGCCCACCAGGATGACCAGGAGATCATGTCCTACCACGGCATCATTGAGTGCTTCCAACGCGACGACAAGTGGTTCGGCGGGGTCATCGTGACCGATGGCGCCGGCGCACCACGGGCGGATATCTACGCCCGCTACAGTGACCGGATGATGGTCAACGTCCGCCACAAGGAGCAGAAGAAGGCTGCCTACCTCGGAGAGTATGCCTTCCAGGCTCTCCTGCGCTATCCCAGCTCCTCCGTGAAGGACCCGGACGACGAAGCGGTCACCGAAGAGCTCTGGACCATCATCGACCGCGCTCGACCGCGACGCATCTACACCCACTGCCTGACCGACAAGCACGACACCCACGTCGCAGTGGCTGTGCGAGTGATCCAGGCCTGCCGTCAGCTTCCCGAGGAGGCGAAGCCCAGGGAGGTCTGGGGCTGTGAGGTCTGGCGCGACCTCGACTGGATGCCGGATGCCGAGAAGGTCATCCTGGACTGCTCCAGTCACGAGAACCTGCAGGCCGCGCTCCTGTCTCTCTTCGACTCCCAGGTCTGCGGGGGGAAGCGGTACGACCTCGCCACCATGGGCCGACGTCGCGCCCATGCCACCTACCACGAGTCCCACGGCGTCGACGTCGGTGAGCTGCTCAACTTCGCCATGGACCTCACGCCACTGATCTACGACCCCTCTCTGGACATCAAGCACTTCGTCGATGGCC
This window contains:
- a CDS encoding PIG-L family deacetylase yields the protein MELKNPGAELFIPDEIPEDEAFDRTVCLGIAAHQDDQEIMSYHGIIECFQRDDKWFGGVIVTDGAGAPRADIYARYSDRMMVNVRHKEQKKAAYLGEYAFQALLRYPSSSVKDPDDEAVTEELWTIIDRARPRRIYTHCLTDKHDTHVAVAVRVIQACRQLPEEAKPREVWGCEVWRDLDWMPDAEKVILDCSSHENLQAALLSLFDSQVCGGKRYDLATMGRRRAHATYHESHGVDVGELLNFAMDLTPLIYDPSLDIKHFVDGQINRFREDVMARLSKALK